One part of the Candidatus Desulfatibia profunda genome encodes these proteins:
- the tolQ gene encoding protein TolQ, translated as MFSVDMNLIHIIRNAGLMVQFVLLLLLFFSITSWAIMIMKYRYIKRAYAESAMFADFFWKSKDLSEAFTKAKQLQGSPIARVFRVGYVELKKLSQSGASTTSPPLQSSEAEHTSLSSRFAGTDTIKRALRRAINTETTRITQMVPFLATTGNTTPFIGLFGTVWGIMNSFHGIGLKGSASLAVVAPGISEALIATAAGLAAAIPAVIAFNHFMQKIRIFESELHNFSADFLNIIERDILNEKGSN; from the coding sequence ATTATCAGGAACGCCGGGCTGATGGTTCAGTTTGTGCTGCTGCTGCTGCTCTTTTTTTCGATCACATCCTGGGCGATTATGATAATGAAATATCGGTATATCAAACGGGCATATGCGGAATCAGCGATGTTCGCCGATTTTTTCTGGAAAAGCAAGGATCTTTCCGAGGCGTTTACCAAGGCAAAGCAGCTTCAGGGCAGCCCTATCGCCAGAGTCTTTCGCGTCGGATATGTGGAACTTAAAAAGTTAAGTCAATCCGGCGCTTCCACCACATCGCCGCCGTTGCAATCATCCGAAGCAGAACATACCTCCTTGAGTTCAAGGTTCGCCGGGACCGACACTATCAAACGAGCCTTGCGCCGGGCGATAAATACGGAAACAACTCGTATAACCCAGATGGTCCCCTTTCTGGCAACAACCGGCAATACAACGCCTTTTATCGGTTTATTCGGAACCGTATGGGGTATCATGAATTCGTTTCATGGTATCGGCCTTAAAGGTTCTGCCAGCCTTGCCGTGGTGGCTCCCGGCATCTCTGAAGCGCTGATTGCGACTGCCGCCGGGTTGGCGGCTGCCATACCGGCGGTTATCGCCTTTAATCATTTTATGCAAAAGATAAGGATCTTTGAATCCGAACTGCATAATTTTTCGGCGGATTTTTTAAATATCATCGAACGGGACATTTTAAATGAAAAAGGGAGTAATTAA
- the tolR gene encoding protein TolR → MAFQSSSDRLMSDINVTPFVDVMLVLLVIFMVTAPMMMQGVDVALPETTSEPLAAQKEHLIITINKQNQIYINDYQVALDFLQEKLIKIFEGREDREVYLRADKDIAYGVVVRVMSEIKGAGVEKLGMVTEPISHEKKDQK, encoded by the coding sequence ATGGCATTTCAGAGCAGCAGCGACCGTCTGATGTCTGATATCAACGTAACACCGTTTGTTGATGTGATGCTTGTCTTGCTGGTAATTTTTATGGTTACGGCCCCGATGATGATGCAGGGAGTAGACGTTGCCCTGCCGGAAACAACTTCTGAACCGCTTGCTGCCCAGAAAGAACATCTGATCATCACAATCAATAAACAGAATCAGATATACATCAACGACTATCAGGTTGCTCTTGATTTTCTTCAGGAAAAATTGATAAAAATTTTTGAAGGCCGTGAGGATCGGGAAGTCTATCTTCGGGCTGATAAAGATATCGCATATGGTGTTGTCGTCCGGGTAATGTCCGAGATAAAAGGGGCCGGAGTTGAGAAGCTGGGGATGGTAACCGAGCCGATCAGCCACGAGAAAAAAGATCAGAAGTAA
- a CDS encoding TonB C-terminal domain-containing protein, which yields MHSQTYGSQGIGNEFRTFLFFFTLSTLCHVVFFGMFIVVPGFKIKSKPEFSIINVSMVTLPTQANIPEPVRKPPVEIQRQEVAPETPEAPKHTPEIASKVYPKPPATDSLAPVKKIKKSLKKETFTPAKMVEHAITEIEKKVKEARPDQITQAIDRLKDNIEKTGELDKQKHNALNDQAMQGVSGPGSKRVLELIDIYRIEVAFQIQKNWAFSEQLAGGRTDLVAELAFTIMPNGEIKDIWFDKRSGNVYLDESAQKAILKSNPVRPHPPGVLKPFIIVGLRFTPKGVGKTPPN from the coding sequence ATGCACTCTCAAACCTATGGGTCTCAAGGAATCGGGAACGAATTCCGGACATTCTTGTTTTTTTTTACGTTGTCAACCCTGTGCCATGTCGTTTTTTTCGGGATGTTCATCGTCGTTCCCGGATTTAAAATAAAGAGCAAGCCTGAGTTTTCGATAATAAATGTCAGCATGGTTACATTGCCGACCCAGGCAAACATTCCGGAGCCGGTCCGGAAACCGCCGGTAGAGATCCAGCGCCAAGAAGTTGCGCCGGAAACGCCGGAGGCTCCCAAACATACACCCGAAATTGCTTCCAAAGTCTATCCGAAGCCGCCGGCAACGGATTCTTTGGCACCCGTAAAAAAGATTAAAAAGTCCCTCAAAAAAGAGACCTTCACGCCTGCAAAGATGGTTGAGCATGCCATAACAGAGATTGAAAAGAAAGTTAAAGAGGCCAGGCCCGATCAGATTACCCAGGCGATTGATCGTCTGAAGGACAATATCGAGAAGACCGGAGAGCTTGATAAACAAAAGCATAATGCCTTAAACGATCAGGCAATGCAGGGTGTATCAGGCCCCGGGAGTAAGCGGGTATTGGAGTTGATCGATATTTATCGGATTGAAGTCGCCTTTCAGATTCAAAAAAACTGGGCCTTTTCCGAGCAGTTGGCGGGCGGGCGGACCGATCTTGTAGCTGAACTGGCGTTTACCATTATGCCCAACGGTGAAATCAAGGATATTTGGTTCGATAAAAGGTCCGGAAACGTGTATCTGGATGAGTCCGCCCAAAAGGCGATCTTAAAATCGAATCCGGTACGTCCCCATCCACCGGGAGTCTTAAAGCCGTTTATCATCGTCGGTTTGAGATTTACGCCCAAAGGCGTCGGGAAAACGCCGCCGAATTAG
- the tolB gene encoding Tol-Pal system beta propeller repeat protein TolB has protein sequence MVSFLIGKAAHCAEYNYIDITNPFLRKIPIAVPVFKNMSPGEATAQLSRQAADLLADTLEFTGYFKMLDRKAFLADAQADAAFSAVNFKNWTSIGAELLISGQIMTIDNLVEIELKLYDTFKGTLLVGKRYKGWLNDQRKMIRRFCSEVIYILTGNSGFFNSEIAFVSTGSGNKEIYFCEFDGYNPRQITHTKSITLSPAWSSDAKWIAYTSYVNGNPDLYIKHLTENRGAVVSKEGINTTPAWVPGQFALAATLSFSGDPEIYLLTGAGKIIKRLTYSWDIDVSPSWSPDGKKMAFVSKRSGTPQIYIQNMESDQAERLTFTGRYNTQPSWSPKGDKIAYSALNNGRSNIWIIGIEGGDPVQLTHDEGDSESPTWSPDGSLIAFSSTREGISRIYVMTAYGTDQRRLLTLPGEQTEPKWSPIDINK, from the coding sequence ATGGTATCTTTTCTTATTGGCAAGGCCGCACATTGTGCCGAGTATAATTATATTGATATTACCAATCCTTTTTTAAGAAAGATTCCCATTGCAGTTCCTGTATTCAAGAACATGTCGCCTGGCGAAGCCACAGCGCAGTTATCCCGACAGGCCGCAGATTTGCTTGCCGATACGCTGGAATTTACCGGCTACTTCAAAATGCTCGACCGCAAAGCCTTTCTGGCGGACGCGCAAGCAGACGCTGCTTTTTCGGCGGTCAATTTCAAGAATTGGACCAGTATCGGTGCAGAGCTTTTGATCAGCGGTCAAATTATGACCATCGACAATCTGGTTGAAATCGAGCTGAAGCTCTACGATACTTTTAAGGGGACCTTGTTAGTGGGTAAAAGGTACAAGGGATGGCTGAATGATCAGCGCAAAATGATACGTCGTTTCTGCAGCGAGGTGATATATATTCTGACCGGTAACAGCGGGTTTTTTAACAGTGAAATTGCATTTGTTTCCACAGGCTCGGGAAACAAGGAAATTTATTTTTGCGAATTTGACGGCTACAATCCCAGGCAGATAACCCATACAAAGAGCATTACCCTTTCACCGGCGTGGTCGTCGGACGCAAAATGGATCGCATACACCTCATATGTAAACGGCAATCCGGATCTTTATATCAAACATTTAACAGAAAATCGGGGTGCCGTGGTTTCAAAAGAGGGAATTAATACGACGCCCGCCTGGGTTCCCGGTCAATTTGCCTTGGCGGCGACCCTTTCGTTTTCAGGTGATCCGGAAATTTATCTATTGACCGGAGCCGGAAAAATTATTAAAAGATTAACTTATAGTTGGGACATTGATGTTTCACCGAGTTGGTCCCCCGACGGCAAAAAAATGGCTTTTGTTTCCAAAAGGTCAGGTACCCCTCAGATTTATATCCAAAACATGGAATCAGACCAGGCTGAAAGATTAACATTTACGGGGCGTTATAACACACAGCCAAGTTGGTCTCCCAAGGGGGACAAGATTGCGTATTCGGCCTTGAATAATGGCCGGAGCAATATCTGGATCATCGGAATTGAGGGCGGTGATCCGGTGCAATTGACGCACGATGAAGGCGACAGCGAGTCACCGACGTGGTCTCCGGATGGAAGCCTGATTGCCTTCAGTTCAACTCGGGAAGGGATCTCAAGAATCTACGTTATGACTGCTTACGGGACTGACCAGCGGCGGTTGCTTACATTGCCGGGTGAGCAGACAGAACCAAAATGGTCACCGATAGATATAAACAAATAA
- the pal gene encoding peptidoglycan-associated lipoprotein Pal has product MRRKWWIMLALFFVIPGFLFTVSCAKKTVKEDESVLQRQAEEEARIKARQTEEMKQAEMERQRKIEEERLREEARQKMMAAKNRFLNEDIHFEFDKSNLLSEAQELLRWKAEWLRENPDVHVTIEGHCDDRGTSEYNLALGDRRANSAKSYLVDLGISGSRLTTISYGEERPLDPGHNEEAWAKNRRAHFAIE; this is encoded by the coding sequence ATGCGAAGAAAGTGGTGGATAATGTTGGCCCTGTTTTTTGTAATTCCCGGATTTCTGTTTACAGTTTCATGTGCAAAAAAGACCGTCAAGGAGGATGAGTCTGTCCTTCAACGGCAGGCCGAAGAAGAGGCGCGCATCAAGGCCCGCCAGACAGAGGAAATGAAACAGGCTGAGATGGAACGGCAGCGGAAGATTGAAGAGGAGCGTCTGCGTGAGGAAGCAAGGCAAAAGATGATGGCCGCCAAGAACAGGTTTTTGAATGAAGACATCCATTTTGAATTTGACAAATCCAATCTGCTCTCGGAGGCACAGGAACTTTTGAGGTGGAAGGCGGAATGGCTGCGGGAAAATCCGGACGTTCATGTAACGATCGAGGGACACTGTGATGATCGCGGCACCAGCGAATACAACCTTGCCCTGGGTGACCGGCGAGCGAACAGCGCAAAGTCCTATTTGGTGGATCTTGGTATTTCCGGATCACGATTGACCACGATCAGTTATGGTGAAGAACGTCCCTTAGATCCCGGTCACAATGAAGAAGCCTGGGCAAAGAACAGACGGGCTCACTTTGCAATAGAATAA
- the ybgF gene encoding tol-pal system protein YbgF has protein sequence MPLADTFGICPPFMAGCLLVKPEDTQPYTMAGMDTMNRCAVQTKVIALFCMIILLGCATQQDVITLDDRLTAIERHNAQTEQKSLQIEARLDEYIKQDGRDLRQRTADQNVLMNTLREEIRTLNGRVEEIEYVVKHKIKSSEDSTGKRSDQLDGIEQMLRSNKGRIIRIEQYLNFEATEPALKPGQDSTTTSDLSTAKELSVDDIYKSAKQAFDQGDFEAARKGFQQLLQRYPKSESADNAQFWVGETYYREKWYEKAILEYQKVIEKYPKGNKVPASLFKQGLAFASLGDKANARLILTELVQKYPKSNEAKIASQQLKGLTP, from the coding sequence TTGCCGCTTGCCGATACGTTTGGTATATGCCCGCCTTTTATGGCGGGCTGTCTTTTGGTAAAACCCGAAGATACACAACCTTACACAATGGCCGGTATGGATACAATGAATCGATGTGCAGTCCAAACCAAAGTTATTGCTTTATTCTGCATGATCATTTTGCTGGGATGTGCCACGCAGCAGGATGTTATAACGCTCGACGACCGCCTGACTGCAATTGAGCGGCACAATGCCCAGACCGAGCAAAAGAGCCTGCAGATCGAAGCTCGCCTTGATGAATATATTAAGCAAGACGGGCGAGATCTCAGACAACGAACTGCAGACCAAAATGTACTGATGAATACGCTCAGAGAAGAGATCCGGACCTTAAACGGAAGGGTTGAAGAAATAGAGTATGTCGTAAAGCATAAAATCAAGTCTTCCGAAGATTCAACCGGCAAGCGCAGCGATCAGCTGGATGGAATCGAACAGATGCTGCGTTCAAATAAGGGTCGAATTATACGTATCGAGCAGTATCTAAATTTTGAAGCAACAGAACCTGCATTAAAACCCGGCCAAGATTCAACGACAACGTCCGACCTGAGTACGGCCAAAGAGCTTTCGGTCGATGATATCTATAAGTCGGCAAAACAAGCATTTGATCAAGGTGATTTTGAAGCCGCCCGGAAAGGATTCCAGCAATTATTACAGCGATATCCAAAATCGGAAAGCGCCGACAATGCCCAGTTTTGGGTTGGTGAAACCTATTATCGTGAAAAATGGTATGAAAAAGCCATATTAGAGTACCAGAAGGTCATAGAAAAATACCCGAAGGGAAATAAGGTTCCGGCCTCTCTTTTCAAGCAGGGTTTGGCCTTTGCAAGCCTTGGCGACAAAGCGAATGCCCGTCTTATTTTAACGGAACTGGTCCAAAAGTATCCAAAATCGAACGAAGCCAAGATTGCATCACAACAATTAAAGGGGTTAACGCCTTGA
- a CDS encoding crossover junction endodeoxyribonuclease RuvC: MVTVIGIDPGLSATGFGIVRGTGFKVERFSFGSIHTSKNIPFPNRLEQIFSKLLLILEDEKPDLMVVEDIFSVEKFPKAGISLGKVSGVILLAGCKVDVPVTEVPVREAKQILTGNGNADKKQLELAVRHLLKLKTPIKPYHASDAMGLALLGLFRYKNNDRIS; encoded by the coding sequence ATGGTAACAGTTATTGGTATAGACCCAGGTCTGTCGGCTACCGGCTTTGGAATTGTCAGGGGAACCGGTTTTAAGGTCGAGCGCTTTTCCTTTGGCAGTATTCATACTTCGAAAAACATTCCTTTCCCAAACCGCCTTGAACAAATATTTTCAAAACTTCTGCTGATTTTAGAAGATGAAAAACCCGATCTCATGGTAGTTGAAGACATTTTTTCCGTTGAAAAGTTTCCCAAGGCAGGGATTTCATTGGGAAAGGTCAGTGGTGTTATCCTCCTCGCCGGCTGTAAGGTTGACGTGCCGGTAACAGAGGTTCCCGTACGCGAGGCCAAGCAGATTTTGACCGGCAACGGTAATGCCGACAAAAAGCAGCTTGAACTGGCAGTTCGCCATTTATTGAAATTAAAAACGCCCATTAAGCCGTATCATGCTTCCGATGCCATGGGGTTAGCGCTTTTGGGCCTGTTTCGTTATAAAAATAATGATCGGATATCTTGA
- a CDS encoding Holliday junction DNA helicase RuvA, translating to MIGYLEGTLLKKEEDKILLLANQVGYEVLLPAFVGETFRSKAIGDKVSLYIYHQQTERQPKPVLIGFNLEVEKEFFQYFISVEDIGVLKAVKALNIPVREIARAIESKDIQGLKQLKGIGDRTARKIIATLEGKMEKFALIRKAEKVETPAEEDVSKQVLDVLVLQLGHRVTDAKLMIAEALKRNPAITTPEELFEEVYRGEKAQS from the coding sequence ATGATCGGATATCTTGAAGGCACCCTGCTGAAGAAAGAGGAAGACAAGATCCTGTTGCTGGCCAACCAGGTCGGATATGAGGTTCTGCTGCCCGCTTTTGTAGGCGAGACCTTCCGCTCCAAGGCTATCGGCGACAAGGTATCCCTTTACATTTATCATCAGCAAACCGAGCGGCAACCCAAGCCGGTTCTGATCGGGTTTAATCTTGAAGTCGAGAAAGAATTCTTTCAGTATTTTATTTCGGTAGAAGATATCGGCGTCCTCAAGGCGGTTAAGGCCCTGAACATTCCTGTTCGCGAGATTGCAAGAGCTATAGAATCAAAAGATATTCAAGGGCTTAAGCAATTAAAAGGCATCGGTGACCGGACGGCTCGCAAAATCATTGCCACCCTCGAGGGCAAAATGGAAAAGTTTGCGTTGATCCGCAAAGCAGAGAAAGTTGAGACTCCGGCAGAGGAAGACGTCTCAAAGCAGGTTTTGGATGTACTGGTTTTGCAACTGGGCCACAGAGTAACGGATGCAAAACTGATGATTGCCGAAGCCCTGAAACGTAACCCGGCAATTACAACTCCCGAAGAACTCTTTGAAGAAGTCTATCGGGGTGAAAAAGCTCAGAGCTGA
- the ruvB gene encoding Holliday junction branch migration DNA helicase RuvB, whose product MTNDSRTHYSDKMGILAGACRPEDQEPTILSLRPEKLADYIGQSEVVESLKIAIEAAKQRQEPIDHILFHGPPGLGKTTLAHIVANEMGGGITATSGPALEKGGDLIGILTHLEDGDIFFIDEIHRIPKTVEEFLYPAMEDFAVDFVFDKGMYARSHKYRLNRFTLVGATTRVGLLSAPLRDRFGIFRSLDFYSEEELDKIIKRSATLLGVEIDDEGAVELSKRSRGTPRIVNRLLKRVRDYTQVRSDGVITKNTVAEALSLEGVDEKGLTNLDRRYLKTVIEFYKGGPVGIEAIAATLQEETDTLVDVVEPYLLKIGMVTRTSSGRKASDEAYRHLGYSLQKRMFH is encoded by the coding sequence ATGACAAACGACAGCCGAACACATTATTCTGATAAAATGGGTATTTTGGCCGGAGCATGCCGGCCGGAAGACCAGGAACCAACTATTTTATCACTGCGGCCCGAGAAGCTTGCAGATTATATCGGCCAGTCTGAAGTGGTGGAAAGTCTTAAAATTGCAATCGAAGCGGCCAAACAGCGCCAGGAACCGATTGATCACATTCTATTCCACGGACCGCCCGGTCTTGGGAAAACAACATTGGCGCATATTGTCGCCAATGAAATGGGGGGAGGTATCACTGCAACCTCCGGACCGGCCCTTGAAAAAGGTGGAGATCTGATCGGCATCCTTACGCATCTTGAAGACGGGGATATTTTCTTTATTGATGAGATTCACCGGATCCCGAAGACGGTGGAAGAGTTTCTCTATCCCGCCATGGAGGATTTTGCTGTCGATTTTGTCTTCGACAAGGGCATGTATGCTCGCAGCCACAAATACCGGTTGAATCGATTTACGCTTGTGGGGGCGACCACCCGGGTGGGACTTTTATCGGCGCCCTTGCGGGATCGATTCGGCATCTTCAGGAGCCTTGATTTTTACAGCGAAGAAGAACTTGACAAAATTATAAAGCGTTCGGCAACGTTACTGGGTGTCGAAATAGATGATGAAGGCGCCGTTGAACTTTCAAAACGATCCAGGGGGACGCCCAGGATCGTAAACAGGCTTCTCAAACGGGTCAGGGACTATACCCAGGTACGGTCAGACGGTGTGATTACCAAAAATACGGTTGCCGAAGCGCTGTCTCTGGAAGGGGTTGATGAAAAGGGCCTCACGAATCTGGACCGTCGTTACCTGAAAACAGTTATCGAGTTTTATAAAGGCGGTCCGGTCGGTATTGAGGCGATCGCCGCGACACTTCAAGAAGAAACCGATACGCTGGTGGATGTGGTCGAACCCTATCTTTTGAAAATCGGAATGGTGACAAGAACGTCCTCAGGACGAAAGGCTTCGGATGAAGCCTACCGCCACCTGGGGTATAGCCTCCAGAAAAGAATGTTTCACTGA
- a CDS encoding SAM-dependent chlorinase/fluorinase, with protein MSIITLLTDFGLKDAYVGLMKGVMLSINPSAVIIDLTHHVAPHDLTQAAFIINSSYRYFPAGTVHVIVVDPGVGSRRSIVVVRMMGHTFLAPDNGILTLLIDKADIDAMVRVENSDYFLESVSQTFHGRDIFAPVGAHISLGIDLNVLGMPIANKNGLVRMNIPKPYVSGQNELVGSVITIDRFGNCITNIDSECLERFCRAGALKKLQIVFRQSKIDGVSKNYESAGPQSPLAVIGSSGYLEIAVNCGSARRYFGIEKGDSVRLIISDQL; from the coding sequence ATGTCGATAATTACCCTCCTAACCGATTTTGGGCTCAAAGACGCGTATGTGGGCCTTATGAAAGGCGTTATGCTGTCAATAAATCCGTCTGCTGTGATTATCGATCTTACCCACCACGTAGCCCCGCATGACCTGACCCAGGCGGCCTTCATCATTAACTCCTCCTACCGTTATTTTCCGGCAGGCACCGTGCACGTCATTGTGGTGGACCCCGGTGTCGGCAGCCGGCGGTCGATCGTGGTTGTTAGAATGATGGGTCATACCTTCCTTGCGCCGGATAACGGCATATTGACGTTGTTGATCGATAAGGCCGATATTGACGCCATGGTTCGGGTCGAAAATTCAGACTATTTTTTGGAATCCGTCAGTCAGACGTTTCACGGCCGGGATATTTTCGCTCCGGTCGGTGCGCATATTTCCCTGGGGATTGATCTAAACGTGTTGGGTATGCCGATTGCTAATAAAAACGGTCTGGTGCGCATGAATATTCCCAAGCCGTATGTTTCCGGTCAAAATGAGCTTGTCGGCAGCGTAATTACCATAGACCGTTTTGGCAACTGTATTACAAATATTGATTCAGAATGTCTTGAAAGGTTCTGCCGGGCCGGTGCGCTTAAAAAACTTCAGATCGTGTTCAGACAGAGCAAAATAGACGGTGTATCCAAAAATTATGAAAGTGCAGGTCCGCAAAGCCCACTTGCTGTCATCGGCAGTTCCGGATACCTGGAGATCGCCGTGAATTGCGGTAGCGCCCGGCGTTATTTTGGGATTGAAAAAGGAGATAGTGTCCGCCTGATCATATCGGATCAGCTCTGA